GAAGAAATAGTAGCTGCTATGCCAGAGGTATTGGAAGCAGCCTGTATCGGTGTGCCAAATGAGAAAACAGGTGAGGCGATAAAATTATTTGTGGTTAAGCGTGACCCTGCACTGACACGTGAGCAAATTATTGCATACTGTCGCCAGAATCTGACGGGATATAAAGTACCGAAGGACATCGAATTTTGTGAAGAACTGCCTAAATCAGCGGTAGGCAAAATTCTGCGGAAGGATTTGCGTACCGAAAAATAATGGTTTTGCAGATTAATAGCGGTTGCTGCTATGGTGCGGCTACCGCTTTTGTATTTATAGACTGGTAGGTAGCTGATACTAAAAAGCTACTGTTGCTAATTTTCTCACTCTTATGGCTTAGCAACAGCAGCTATGGACAGTATTAAGCGATTATTATCATAAAAAGTATGTTAAAGATGCAAATTGTGTGGAATAAAATAAACGCTACTTAGCATGAGGTGCAGGCCAATTCCTGATTTATCAGGCTGGCTGACTGGGTAAATTCATCGCTAAAACATTTTGTCTTTGATTTTCTCGAAATGCCGTGAGTTTCTGAGCTAGCTGGGGATTGTTGTTTGCCAGCATTGCAATGGCAAATAATGCTGCATTGGCTGCACCGGCCTCGCCGATGGCAAAGGTGGCTACCGGTACCCCTTTCGGCATTTGTACAATAGACATCAAGGAATCCTCGCCATGCAGATATTTGCTTGGAATCGGTACACCCAGTACAGGCAGCGTGGTTTTCGCAGCTACCATGCCGGGCAAATGCGCCGCACCACCGGCACCAGCAATAATGGCTTTGAGTCCTCTGGAGCGTGCATTTTCGGCATATTCAAACATTAAATCTGGGGTGCGGTGTGCAGAAACAACTTTTATTTCATAAGGAATGCTGAATTGTTGTAAAAACTGTTCTGCTTGCTGCATTACCGGATAATCGCTGTTACTGCCCATGATGATGCCGATTTGAGGAGTATTCATGTTTTGCTCTTCTGTTTGTAAATTATTTTTTCAGTTGATGCTTGGCTTTATTTGCTGCATTACTAGTGGGATAGTTACTGATAATGCGTTGATAGGTGGTACGGGCAATATCCTGCTGCTGTAAATGTGTCTGGCATTGTGCCACCTGATATAGGGCATTGGGCGTTTGGCTATTTTGTGGAAACAAATTGCTGAAGCGTTTGCCGATATTAATAACCGATTCGCAATTATTTAGACGCATATGGCTTTGTAGTAGCAACCACATGCGCTCCTGTGCCAGCTTGCTGCCATTGCTGCCGCTATCTGCATTTTTTAAAAGTCTGATACTCTGAGCATATAGTCCGGCGTTGTAGAGGCGTCGGGCTTCATCGGTATTATCGCTATTGCCAGTATTTTTTATTGGATTCACCCGAGCAGGCTGAATATGTACATTTAAATAACGCGATAGAGTTGATTGTTGCTGGCGTAAATCATTTAATTGATTTTGTAGGCTGGTTACCTGACTTTGCAGACTCATTATCTGAGTTTTCATTTGGCTCAATTGGTCTGCTGTCTGAAGGGTATACGGTGCAGGCGCCTCTGAATTAGTTGTATTTTCAGGGGCAGAGGAGGTACTCATGGTACTGCATGAGCTGATGGTTATCATAGTCAGTGCAGCCAGCAATAGATAACGATAATTAAATAAGAACATTTGGTGTTGCTCTCCTCTAGGTGATTGTTATTATTTTTTCTGCATCAAGGTCAGGCCATCACCCAGAGGGATGGTTAGTGGCTGCACACGCGAATCATGTTTCAGGCTGGCATTAAATGAACGCATAATCTGAACGCTTTCTGGTTCGTGCGTGGTTGCAGGTTGAGCCACACGCCCATGCAGCAGTACATTATCTATGGCAATAATGCCGCCAGAGCGAACCAATTGCAGGCAGCGTTCATAATAGTAAGGTGTTGGCGGTTTATCGGCATCAATCAAAGCTATGTCATATTGATTGCTTTGTCCTGCCGCAATCAGTTTATCCAACGTTATCAAGGCTGGTTGTAAATAGAGCTGTATTTTGTGACTGACATTGGCTTCTTGCCAGTAACGGCGGGCGATATCGGTGTAAGTGACATTAATATCACAGGCAGTTATATGACCGTTTTCCGGCAAAGCCAGTGCCATGGCAGTGCTGCTGTAGCCGGTAAAAACACCGATTTCAAGATAATGGCGTGCTTGTATCAGCGTTGCTAACCATGTCATCAACTGCGCCTGCTCGGGCGCAATACTCATATTTCCTTTGCGGTGCTGAGCTGTTTCAGCACGCAGTTGTGCCAGTAAAGGGTGCTCTTGGGGATTTACCTCCGCCAGATAAGTATTAAGCGCAGGACTATTCACACCAGCTCGTTGACTCATGACAGGTCGGCAGGAGATTATTCGGTTAAATAGGTATAGCCTTTTTTTGGCAGTTTGGCGGCAGCAAAATTTGCTTCATCTTCGGGATTTAGCTGAACATCCCACAGCAAGCCGCGATGCTGGATCTGAGCCTGAGCTTCCTCAGGGTGTTCATTTAAGTATTTATTCAGAAATTGGGTTGTGTCAGACTGATAGCTATACATATAAGTTTCTTCTTGCATATGTTATTTAGAAACAGGTGTATTATTATATACAAAGTGCCCCATACTGGTGAAGAAGCAGGCAGAATTGTACGAGTTTGGTCTGCTAACGATGATGAGAAACGAATAGATAGGTTATACTACGCTGTTTTAGTGGTCGTGTTTGCTGTGGCACGCGAGTATTTTTTCATAAGCTTATGTATTTTCTATGCTAAAAAAGTGGTTACACAGGGTTTTGCCGCGTAAGACTGTCAGTAAAGGCAGAAAACGGGAAATACCCTTTGCACAACATCATATTAAGGCGGATGAGCTGAGTTTCGCTGCGGAAAAAGTGATATCCCGTTTGCAGAAAGAAGGCTATGAGGCTTATGTGGTAGGTGGAGCAGTGCGGGATTTGCTATTGGGTGTTTCTCCCAAAGATTATGATGTCGCCACCAATGCCACGCCCGAACAGGTGCGTAAACTATTCAGACGCAGCCGCATCATTGGCCGACGTTTTCCGATTGTACATGTCATGGTGGGGCCAGAAACCATTGAAGTTACAACTTTCCGTGGTGGTGCCGTCAGTAGCCATAATGAGCTGGGGCGGATTATGAAAGATGTAAGTTTCGGTACGCTGGAACAGGACGCCATGCGTCGCGATTTTACCGCCAACGCACTTTATTATGATCCACACAGACAGGTCATATTGGATTTTCATCATGGCGTGGAAGATATTCGCAATCATCGTCTGGTTATGATAGGCAATCCGCAGGAGCGTTATCAGGAAGACCCGGTACGCATGTTGCGTGCAGCCAGACTCTCAGGCAAACTTGGATTTACGGTTGACAGACAGACATCCAAACCAATTGCCGAATGTGGGCAGTTGCTTCAGCGGGAGCCACCGGCACGGCTATTTGATGAAGTGTTAAAGATTCTATTCAGTGGTTATGCGCAAGCATGTCTGCGTCAGATGGATATATTGGGTTTAAAAAATATTC
This portion of the Snodgrassella alvi genome encodes:
- the purE gene encoding 5-(carboxyamino)imidazole ribonucleotide mutase, whose amino-acid sequence is MNTPQIGIIMGSNSDYPVMQQAEQFLQQFSIPYEIKVVSAHRTPDLMFEYAENARSRGLKAIIAGAGGAAHLPGMVAAKTTLPVLGVPIPSKYLHGEDSLMSIVQMPKGVPVATFAIGEAGAANAALFAIAMLANNNPQLAQKLTAFRENQRQNVLAMNLPSQPA
- a CDS encoding tetratricopeptide repeat protein; amino-acid sequence: MFLFNYRYLLLAALTMITISSCSTMSTSSAPENTTNSEAPAPYTLQTADQLSQMKTQIMSLQSQVTSLQNQLNDLRQQQSTLSRYLNVHIQPARVNPIKNTGNSDNTDEARRLYNAGLYAQSIRLLKNADSGSNGSKLAQERMWLLLQSHMRLNNCESVINIGKRFSNLFPQNSQTPNALYQVAQCQTHLQQQDIARTTYQRIISNYPTSNAANKAKHQLKK
- a CDS encoding class I SAM-dependent methyltransferase, giving the protein MSQRAGVNSPALNTYLAEVNPQEHPLLAQLRAETAQHRKGNMSIAPEQAQLMTWLATLIQARHYLEIGVFTGYSSTAMALALPENGHITACDINVTYTDIARRYWQEANVSHKIQLYLQPALITLDKLIAAGQSNQYDIALIDADKPPTPYYYERCLQLVRSGGIIAIDNVLLHGRVAQPATTHEPESVQIMRSFNASLKHDSRVQPLTIPLGDGLTLMQKK
- a CDS encoding DUF3460 family protein, encoding MYSYQSDTTQFLNKYLNEHPEEAQAQIQHRGLLWDVQLNPEDEANFAAAKLPKKGYTYLTE
- the pcnB gene encoding polynucleotide adenylyltransferase PcnB; its protein translation is MLKKWLHRVLPRKTVSKGRKREIPFAQHHIKADELSFAAEKVISRLQKEGYEAYVVGGAVRDLLLGVSPKDYDVATNATPEQVRKLFRRSRIIGRRFPIVHVMVGPETIEVTTFRGGAVSSHNELGRIMKDVSFGTLEQDAMRRDFTANALYYDPHRQVILDFHHGVEDIRNHRLVMIGNPQERYQEDPVRMLRAARLSGKLGFTVDRQTSKPIAECGQLLQREPPARLFDEVLKILFSGYAQACLRQMDILGLKNIHPLLDALMPGAGGSGHIAALALQNTDERLRADKSVSMGFVLAAVLWPHMREAWIQQQARGMRSNGAMHAAMALERQHIDKHWGVPQRYGVTMREIWSLQPQFEIMRGGRPYRLLAQPRFRAAFDFLCLRANLGEVAQETVQWWQNFQQGTDAEREELIHTAMQVKTTSTKSKRNRNKRTNKSKQEGA